The sequence below is a genomic window from Pseudomonas cannabina.
TGACCATTGGCCAACTGTCACGATTAATGGCAGGACTGCATCTCGATCACAAGAAAAAAATTGCAGCGTGCTTTGGTTATAACGAAGGCGTATTGGGCAGTTGGCTAAAAAGTCTTACGCTGCTACGCAATATAAGTGCTCACCATAGTCGATTGTGGAATGCATCAATCACATCCGATACACCCCAATATGCGAAGTCAATAAAGAGCGAGTTTCCGACAGAGGCAGATCGAGGGCGTCTATTTGCACGAGCAGTGGCAGTGCAAGCCTTGCTACAGGTAATTGATCCTACGGCGGACTGGAAACATCGTTTTAAAGCGTTAAGGAGACGCTGAACAATTAACCCGTTCGCACCGTCCCCATTTCCAAGCCGGTTTTTTTCAACCTGCCGGCCTTATTTTACGTTTCTCGAGCAGATTTCTGCCCTCATTTTGCTGAAAGGCGGGCCAGTCCCGCCTTTCAGATGGATTTATCCTGCCGTCTGTTGTAAATACCGCTTGGCCAGCATCAGATTGGCCAACCCAAACAAACTGAACAACTGCGCTGTATTCTTTTCCAGCCCACGGTAGCGAACCTTGCGATGATTGAAGCGCACCTTGATTACCTGGAAGGGGTGCTCGACCTTGGCACGCAGTTGCGCCTTGGCATATTCAATTTTGCGCTTGACCCGATACAGCACGCTGCCTTCGCCGTGCTGCTTGTAACTGCTTGGCCGTTCTGCAATCGACCAGATAACGTCCCGTTCAGCATGCTCCGGTCGCTTGGCCGCACCGGTGTATCCAGCGTCACCCGAAACATAGGTTTCGTCACCGTGAAGCAACTGGCCAACCTGGGTGACATCCGCCACGTTAGCGGCCGTCCCTACTACGCTGTGCACCAGCCCCGACGTGGCGTCTACACCAATGTGGGCCTTCATCCCAAAGTGCCATTGATTGCCTTTCCTGGCCTGATGCATCTCAGGATCACGCTTGCCTTCTCGGTTCTTGACCGAGGGCGGCGCGGCGATCAGAGTAGCGTCGACGATAGTGCCTTCCTTGAGCAGCAGCCCCCGGCTGGCCAGATGCTGGTTAATCGTTTCAAACAGCAGCCGGGTTAGCTGATGGACTTCCAGCAAGCGGCGAAAACGCAGCAAGGTGGTGGCATCCGGTGCAGACTCGCGACCCAGGTCGATACCCATAAAACCGCGGATGGCCTGGCTGTCGTAGACGGCATCTTCGCAACCTTCATCGGAGAAACCGAAACACTGCTGCACGACGTACATGCGCAACATGCGCGACACCCCTATCGCAGGGCGTCCGCGCTTGCCTGCGGTGTTGCTATAAAACGGCGCCACTTGCGCCTCCAGCAGGGCCCAGGGCACCAACTGTTCAAGGTCAGCCAGGAAGCGATCTCGGCGAGTCTGCTTTTTCTTGCCGGTATATTCGAGTTCGGAGAAGGTCTTCTGCACGCGCGTAACGCTCACGGAGAGGGAGGCTGTTGAAGGAACTTAGTGTGCCAAGGGTGGGGACAGTTGGCTATTTTTGCAGCGCCTCCCTAGGAAAAGCCGGATTGACCCCAGCTGTGTTAGGTTTGCCTGCCGACTGGGAGCGTCGTCCTTTTTGGAATTAATCATGCTGTCGTGACAGATTCCGTTAATAGATGACCTTCGACAGGTCCAACTCATGCCCCTCTACGCCCATCGCCGAAAGGATTCCGCATGCCAACATCCCCCATTCCGCAAATCCCCCCGGTCCAACGCGAGCTCAGCCTGCGTGCCGTCATCACCGGCATCGTTCTGGGCATTCTGCTCACCCCCTCCAATGTCTACGCGGACCTGAAGATCGGTTGGTCGTTCAACATGTCGATCATTGCTCTTTTGATCGGTTACGCCATCTGGCAAGGGCTGGCCAGGCGCTCGCCCAATCAGCCGCCGTGGACGTTGCATGAGAGCAATATCAATCAGACGGTAGCGTCAGCCGCCGCATCGATTATTTCCGGCGGGTTGGTGGCGCCGATTCCGGCTTATACGTTGTTGACCGGGCAGCAGCTGGATGCGATTCCGATGATGGCGTGGGTGTTTTCGGTGAGTTTTCTGGGGATCTGGATTGCGTGGTATTTGCGGCCTTCGTTGCTCAATGACTCGTCGCTGAAGTTTCCCGAGGGCATGGCAACGCTGGAGACGCTGTTGCACATTTACAACCACGGGCGGGAGGCGGCGACACGGTTGAAGGTGCTGCTCAGTGCGGCGTTACTGTCCGGGTTGGCGAAGTGGGTTGATACGTTTGTCTGGGCGTTCCCGCGCTGGTCGCCGAGTGTGCAGTTGGAGCGTTTGACGTTTACCGCAGACCCTTCGCTGTTATTGGTAGGGTTCGGTGCAATCATC
It includes:
- a CDS encoding IS5 family transposase, which translates into the protein MQKTFSELEYTGKKKQTRRDRFLADLEQLVPWALLEAQVAPFYSNTAGKRGRPAIGVSRMLRMYVVQQCFGFSDEGCEDAVYDSQAIRGFMGIDLGRESAPDATTLLRFRRLLEVHQLTRLLFETINQHLASRGLLLKEGTIVDATLIAAPPSVKNREGKRDPEMHQARKGNQWHFGMKAHIGVDATSGLVHSVVGTAANVADVTQVGQLLHGDETYVSGDAGYTGAAKRPEHAERDVIWSIAERPSSYKQHGEGSVLYRVKRKIEYAKAQLRAKVEHPFQVIKVRFNHRKVRYRGLEKNTAQLFSLFGLANLMLAKRYLQQTAG
- a CDS encoding Abi family protein, whose product is MEEHRAFLKQVMGLRNQSLAIQHYYNNYNTPAFPPIWVVLEQMTIGQLSRLMAGLHLDHKKKIAACFGYNEGVLGSWLKSLTLLRNISAHHSRLWNASITSDTPQYAKSIKSEFPTEADRGRLFARAVAVQALLQVIDPTADWKHRFKALRRR